The following proteins come from a genomic window of Rutidosis leptorrhynchoides isolate AG116_Rl617_1_P2 chromosome 10, CSIRO_AGI_Rlap_v1, whole genome shotgun sequence:
- the LOC139871103 gene encoding uncharacterized mitochondrial protein AtMg00810-like: protein MQEEIDALEKNETWELVKKPEACKPVTCKWVYRLKKNSDGTFNRFKACLFVKKESGFHVLVLLYVHDMIITRGNESEISRLRDDLLVRFEMKNLGEIGCFFGLEVDKLENGYFISQRDYTRSLLERFNMGESKPMTTPMEPNLKMKKDQGKELKDVKLFRQMVGSLIYLTITRPEIAYSVDIVSQFMQCPTNVHLDAAKRIIRYVKGSIGHGLWYKKCDNVLLNGFVDPDWMGDANDRHSTSGYCFNIGSAVISWCSKKQDVVALSSTEAEYIAATMAAQECTWLRRLIGDILEKVDYVVKLRCDKESAIKLASNPIFHAGTKHIEMRYHFIREKVLSGETELANVRTNAQVADIFTKALMKAKFIEFREALGIVDREFAPKGEC, encoded by the exons atgcaagaggagattgATGCATTGGAAAAGAATGAAACTTGGGAGCTTGTCAAGAAACCGGAAGCATGTAAACCGGTTACTTGCAAATGGGTCTACCGTTTGAAGAAGAACTCGGATGGAACCTTTAATAGGTTCAAGGCCTG tttgtttgtaaagaaagaatcaGGTTTCCATGTTTTGGTGTTATTATATGTTCATGACATGATTATCACCAGAGGAAACGAGTCAGAAATCTCTCGTTTACGTGATGATCTTTTGGTTCGTTTTGAAATGAAGAATCTGGGGGAGATTGGATGTTTTTTTGGCTTGGAAGTTgataaattagaaaacgggtattTTATCTCTCAAAGGGATTATACAAGAAGTCTCTTGGAACGTTTCAACATGGGGGAGTCAAAGCCTATGACTACTCCAatggaaccaaacctcaaaatgaagAAAGATCAAGGAAAAGAGCTCAAGGATGTGAAGTTGTTCCGACAAATGGTTGGAAGTTTGATTTATCTAACTATCACAAGGCCGGAAATTGCTTACTCGGTTGACATTGTTTCACAATTTATGCAATGTCCaactaatgttcatcttgatgCAGCAAAAAGGATAATTCGTTATGTGAAAGGATCAATAGGTCATGGCTTGTGGTATAAGAAGTGTGATAATGTTTTGTTAAATGGTTTCGTGGATCCAGATTGGATGGGAGACGCAAATGATCGCCATTCAACTTCGGGTTACTGTTTTAACATAGGTTCCGCGGTTATTTCATGGTGTAGCAAGaagcaagatgttgttgctttGTCTAGCACGGAAGCGGAATACATAGCTGCAACAATGGCGGCTCAAGAATGTACTTGGTTAAGAAGGTTGATTGGTGACATACTTGAAAAAGTAGATTATGTTGTCAAACTGAGATGTGACAAAGAAAGTGCAATCAAGCTTGCTTCGAATCCAATTTTTCATGCTGGTACTAAGCATATTGAAATGAGAtatcattttattcgtgaaaaGGTTCTAAGCGGGGAGACCGAGCTAGCAAATGTAAGGACGAATGCTCAAGTAGCCGATATCTTTACTAAAGCTCTAATGAAGGCCAAGTTCATAGAATTTCGAGAGGCGTTAGGGATTGTTGATCGGGAGTTTGCACcaaagggggagtgttaa